A segment of the Fusobacterium ulcerans genome:
TTTAAAAGATCTTGATGAAAAAGCTCTTATCAGAATACTTACAGAACCTAAAAACGCAATCGTTAAGCAGTACAAAAAACTGTTTGATTTAGAAGGAGTAGATTTAGAGTTTACTCCAGAAGCACTTAAAAAAATCGCCGTTCTTGCTCTTGAAAGAAAAATAGGAGCAAGAGGTCTTAGAGCAATAATAGAACAAACTATGCTTGAATTAATGTACGAAGTTCCTTCTGATGATTCTATATCTAAGGTTACAATTGGAGAAGAAGCCGTCCTTGATTCAACAAAAGCTATTATTGAAAAAGAACAAAAAAATTAGGAGGGATAACTTTATGAGTAAAACACTATTTTTACCTACTAGGGACTTAGTTATCTTCCCAGGTATAGTAACACCTATATATGTAGGTAGAGTAAAAAGTATCAATACACTGGAATCAGCTGTAAACAGCAAAAGCAAATTAGTACTAGGGATGCAGAAGGATCCTTCTAAAGAGAATCCTGATTTTCCTGAAGATATATACAATATTGGAGTAATAGTCAACATACTTCAAATAGTTAAAATGCCTAACAATAACATAAAAGTATTGGTAGAAGCAGAAGATAGAGTAACTATTGATGGAATAGAGGTAGGAGAGACTGAATATAAAGCTACATATAAAATTTTGAAATGTACTAATGGAAAAACTAAAGAAACTGAGGCAGTATATAGAAAAGTTTTAAGCTACTTTGAAAAATATGTAGGTTTAACTGGGAAGATATCTTCAGAACTTTTAGTCAACCTAAAAGGTATCAAAGATATTAATAATGCTTTTGATATTATTTCATCTAATCTTCCTGTAAAAAGTGAAATAAGACAGGAACTTTTAGAAATATTTGATATCAAAGAAAGAGGATATAAGCTATTAGAACTTCTTACTAACGAAATGGAAATAGCTTCTCTTGAAAAGAAAATAGATGATAAAGTAAAAACAAAAATGAACGAAGCTCAAAAAGCTTACTACATAAAAGAAAAAATATCTGCTATGAAAGAAGAATTGGGAGATTATTCACAAGATGATGATATGCTTGATCTTGTTGAAAAACTAAAGAAAGCTAAACTTCCTAAAGAAGTTAAACAAAAACTTGATGTTGAGATGAAAAAGCTTTCTAAAATGCCTCCATTCTCTGCTGAAGCAACAGTATCAAGAAATTATATTGAAACTGTACTTGATCTTCCATGGGAAAAAACTACTAAAGATATTCTTGACTTGAAAAAAGCCAATGAAATTTTAGAAAGAGATCACTATGGATTAAAAGATGCTAAAAACAGAGTTTTAGATTATCTTTCTGTGAAGAAACTTAATCCAAATATGAAAGGTGGAATCCTTTGTCTTGCAGGACCTCCTGGAATAGGAAAAACTTCCCTTGTTAAGTCTATAGCTGATGCTATGGGAAGAAAATTTGTAAGAGTGTCTCTTGGTGGAGTAAGAGATGAAGCTGAAATAAGAGGACACAGAAGAACATATATTGGTTCTATGCCTGGTAAACTTATCAAAGCTATGAAAGATGCTGGAACTAAAAACCCTGTTATCTTGCTGGATGAAATAGATAAAATGTCTAATGACTACAAAGGAGATCCAGCTTCAGCTATGCTTGAAGTACTTGATCCTGAACAAAACAGCCATTTTGAAGATCACTACGTTGATATGCCTTTTGACCTTTCAAAAGTATTCTTTGTAGCAACAGCAAATGATCTTAGAAATGTTTCTCCTCCTTTGAGAGACAGAATGGAAATAATAAATATCTCTTCATATACAGAGTTTGAAAAACTTCATATAGCTAAAAAATATCTTATCAAACAAGCTAAAGAAGAAAATGGACTTAAAGATTATGATATTCATATTCCTGATAGTGTCATCATGAAAATTATTGATGAATATACTAGAGAAGCTGGAGTAAGAAATCTAAAAAGAGAAATTATAACTCTTTGCAGAAAAATAGCTAGAGAAGTAGTTGAGCAAAAGAAAAAGAAATTCACAATAAAAAGCTCAAGTCTTGAAAAACTTTTAGGAAAACCTAAATTCAGACCTGAAAAGGCTAAGGAAAAACAACCTAAACAAGGTGTAGTAAATGGATTAGCATGGACTTCTGTAGGAGGAGTTACTCTTGAAGTACAAGGAGTCTCTATCCCTGGTAAAGGAGAAATATCTCTAACTGGAACATTAGGAAATGTAATGAAAGAATCAGCTCAAGTAGCATTTACTTATGTAAAAGCTAACCTTGATAAATATAAATTAGAAAACCCAGAATTCTTTGAAAAGAAGAATATACATCTTCACTTCCCAGAGGGAGCAACACCTAAAGATGGTCCTTCTGCTGGTATAACTATTGTTACAGCTATACTTTCTGTCCTTACTGGAAGACAGGTAAGACAGGATATAGCAATGACTGGTGAAGTTACTATTACTGGAGATGTCCTAGCAATAGGCGGAGTAAAAGAAAAAGTTATAGGAGCTCACAGAGCTGGTATCAGAGAAGTTATCCTTCCTGATGACAATAGAATGGATGAAAGTGATATTCCTTCTGAAGTAGCAAAAACTATGACTATCCACTTTGCTAAAACATATGATGATGTAGAAAAACTGGTTTTTGCAGACAAATAATTTTTTAAGTGAGGAAGATTTATGAATGTAAAACAGGCAGATTTTGTTAAATCGGCAGTTTATGAAAAAGATTACCCAGAGCAATTAAATAATATGGAATTTGCTTTTGTAGGAAGATCTAATGTAGGAAAATCCTCTTTAATCAACAGCATTACTGGTAGAAAAAAATTGGCAAAAACAAGTAAAACTCCAGGAAGGACTCAACTTATAAACTATTTCAAAATAAATAATGAATTCTTTATAGTTGACCTTCCAGGATATGGATTTGCCAAAGTACCTAAAGAGATGAAGGCTGAATGGGGAAAAACAATGGATAGATATATTGCCAGTCCAAGAAAAAAACTGGTATTTGTCCTTTTAGATATAAGAAGAATCCCTAGTCAGGAAGATATAGAAATGCTTGTATATCTTGATCACCATGATATCCCTTTTAAAATAATTTTTACTAAAATAGATAAAGTTTCAAATAATGAAAAATTTAAAGTAATGAAAGAAATAAAGAAAAAGATAGAATTTCATAATGAGGATGTTTTCTTTCATTCTTCACTTTCAGATAATGGAAAAGAAGATATTCTTAATTTTATAGAAACTATGTTGGAAAAGAATGATTAAATATTATATATAAGTTTATTGGGAGGAATTTTAAATGGAAGAACTTAATAAGACTTATTCCCCTAAGGAAATAGAGTCAAAATGGTATAAGATCTGGGAAGATTCTAAATACTTTGCAGGAAAAATGGAAGAAGGAAAAGAAAGCTATTCAATAGTTATCCCTCCTCCAAACGTCACTGGTATACTTCATATGGGGCATATACTTAATAACTCTATCCAAGATACTCTAGTAAGATATAAGAGAATGTGTGGTTATAATACTTTATGGCTTCCAGGATGTGACCATGCTGGAATAGCTACTCAAAATAAAGTTGAAAGAAAACTTGCTGAAGAGGGATTAAAAAAAGAAGATTTAGGAAGAGAAAAATTTATTGAAGAAACTTGGAAATGGAAAGAAAAGCATGGTGGTATTATCACTACTCAATTAAGAAAAATTGGTGCTTCTCTTGACTGGGACAGAGAAAGATTTACAATGGATGAAGGACTTTCAAAAGCTGTAAGAGAAATATTTGTTCACTTATATAATGATGGACTTATCTATCAAGGTGAATACATGGTAAACTGGTGCCCAAGATGTGGTACTGCTCTTGCTGACGATGAAGTTGAACATGTGGAAAAAGATGGTCATTTATGGCATGTTAAATATCCAGTAAAAGATTCTGATGAATTTATAATAATAGCTACTTCAAGACCTGAAACAATGCTGGCTGACGTAGCAGTTGCTGTACATCCTGAAGATGACAGATATAAACACCTTATAGGAAAAAAACTTATCCTTCCATTAGTAGGAAGAGAAATTCCTGTAATAGCTGATGATTATGTAGATAGAGAATTTGGAACTGGAGCTCTTAAAATAACTCCTGCTCATGACCCTAATGACTTTAATGTAGGGAAAAAACATGATCTTCCTATAATCAACATGCTTACAAAAGAAGCTACAGTTACTGATGAATTTCCTAAATATGCTGGACTAGACAGATTTGAAGCTAGAAAAGTAATGGTTGAAGAATTAAAAGAAACTGGAGCTCTTATTAAAGTAGAAAATATAAAACACAATGTAGGTCAATGCTATAGATGTCAAACTGTAGTTGAACCAAGAGTTTCTAAACAATGGTTTGTAAAAACTGAAACTTTAGCTCAAAAAGCTTTGGAAGTAGTAAGAAATGGTGAAATAAAAATCATGCCTAAGAGAATGGAGAAAATCTATTACAACTGGCTTGAAAATATAAGAGACTGGTGTATCTCAAGACAACTTTGGTGGGGACATAGAATCCCAGCATGGTATGGTCCTGATAAGTACATATTTGTAGCAAGAGATGAAAATGAAGCTAAAGAAATGGCTGTTAAACATTATGGAAAAGAAATGGAATTAATTCAGGAAGAAGATGTACTAGATACTTGGTTCTCATCTGCATTATGGCCTTTCTCTACAATGGGATGGCCTGAAAAAACTAAAGAACTTGAAACTTTCTATCCTACATCTACACTTGTAACAGGAGCAGATATCATCTTCTTCTGGGTAGCTAGAATGATCATGTTTGGGCTTTATGAAATGAAAGAGATTCCTTTCAAAGATGTATTCTTCCACGGAATTGTAAGAGATGAGCTTGGTAGAAAAATGTCTAAATCATTAGGAAATTCTCCTGATCCATTGAATTTAATAGAAGAATTCGGAGCAGATGCTATCAGATTCTCTATGATATATAACACATCTCAAGGGCAAGATGTACACTTCTCTGAGAAACTTCTTGAAATGGGAAGAAACTTTGCTAACAAAATATGGAACGTTGCAAGATTTGTTATCATGAACCTTGAAGGATTTGATGTAAAATCTGTAAATAAAGAAGAGCTTAAACTTGAATTGGTTGATAAATGGATATTCTCTAGAATGAATGAAACTTCTAAAGAAGTAGCTGACTACATTGATAAATTCCAATTAGATGACGCTGCTAAGGCTGTTTATGAATTCTTAAGAGGAGACTTCTGTGACTGGTATGTTGAACTTGCAAAAGTAAGACTATACAATGATGATGAAGCTGGAAAAGCATCTAAAACAACTGCTCAATATGTACTTTGGACAGTATTGGAAGCTGGACTTAGAATGCTTCACCCATTTATGCCGTTCATAACAGAAGAGATCTGGCAGAAAATTAAAGTTGAAGGAGATTCTATTATGATACAGCAATATCCTGTAGCTGATGAATCACTAATCAACAGAGACATAGAAAATTCATTTGAGTATATTAAAGATGTTATTTCTTCTTTAAGAAACATTAAAGCTGAAATGGGAATCTCTCCAGCTAAAGAAGTAAAAGTTGTTATCAAAACTTCTGATGAAATGGAACTAAAAACTCTTGAAGACAACTACATTTTCATAACTAAGTTAGCTAAAATAGAAGAACTTAAGTATGGTAAAGATATGGAAAAACCTGAACAAAGTGGATTCAGAGTAGCTGGAAATTCTGAAGTATATATGATACTTACTGGACTTTTAAATGCTGAAGTAGAAATCAAAAAAATTCAAGAACAGATAGAAAAAGTACAAAAAGATCTTGATAAAGTTAATGCTAAACTTTCTGATGAAAGATTTACTTCTAAAGCTCCTGCCCATATTCTGGAGAGAGAAAGAAGAATTCAAAAAGAACATCAAGATAAGATGGATAAACTTACTGAGAACCTTAAAAACTTTATGTAATATTAAAAATCTATTTTAAAAAACTTAAGAAAGTTGTATAATGAAATTGTAGAAGGCTTTTTTAAGGAGGTAGATCTTATGAATTTACAAGAGATGGTTTTCAGAGCCCTTTTGGACTTCGAAGCTCAAGGGGAAATATATATAGAAAAAGAGAGAGTAACACTTGGCTGTATGGCTAATGGAAGTGAAATGGAAACTGTAAGAAAGTTTTTAAATACTGTTGAACTACAGGAAAAATTTAAAGATTATCCTTTAAGTGAAATCAATAACGCTGTACAAAGTCTTGTAGAAAAAGATTTTATAAAAGCTAGAAGAGTTACTACTACTACTGGTGTTAACTTCTATGAAATTCTAAATAGTGAATGTGATTTAGAAGAGTTCTTAGAGGGATAAAAGTATTTTATTTTGAGAAAATAGGGCTGGCTCAAAAGTTAATTTTGACCAGCCTATTATTTTATCTTTATTTAAGGAGGATTAAATGATAAAAGCTGTATTTTTTGATATTGATGGAACTCTTGTAAGTTTTAATACTCATAAAGTTCCTGAAAGTACAATGAAAGCTTTTGAGCTGCTTCATGAGAAGGGAATAAAAACATTTGTTGCAACAGGAAGACATCCTTCAATTATGTCATTAGGCAACAATCTTGATCAATTAAAATTTGATGGCTATGTAACTCTTAATGGACAGTATTGTTTTAATGATAAAGAGATAATATATAAAAATAGTATATCTCCTGAAGATATAAAAAACCTTGTTGAATTTCTAAAAGACTATCCTCATCCTTGTGGTTTTGTAGAAGGAGATGGGGGAATGTATATTAATCATATAAATGATAATGTTAAAGCTGTTTTGGATGCTGTAAACCTTCCTATGCTTCCTATAAAGGATGTATCTAGAGCTTTAGAGAATGAAGTATTTCAGTTAAATCCTTATGTATCTCCTGAAGAGGAACATATTTTTATGAATGCATTAAAAAATTGTGAAGCTACAAGATGGAATCCACTATTTTTAGACGTCATCCCTGCTGGCGGAGGAAAACATGTAGCAGTGGAAAAAGTCAGAGAATATTATGGTTTTTCTAAAGAGGAAACTATGGCCTTTGGAGATGGGGGAAATGACATCACTATGCTTTCAAATGTAGGAATAGGAGTTGCCATGGGAAATGCTAATGATGATGTAAAAGAGATTGCTGATTATGTTACTGATACAGTAGATAATGATGGAATCTTTAAAGCTCTTAAGCATTTTTCTATTATTTAAAAAATATACAATTTTTTATATTAAATATATTAAAAAAACTCTTTTTATTAATTTTTTATTATTGTATCATTTCTAAAAATAAAGTTCAATATATAAAAAATTTATGTAACTGAACTTTTTATTTTAATTTTTAAAACTTATTGTATTAAATAAAAACATTATTCTATTTTTTTCAAAAAATAAAATAAAATATTTTAATTTTTTTTATAAAAAAGTTATGAAATATAAGATTTTTATGATAAAATAGATGTACGCATAGTTATTTATTACATATATATTTCTTTGGGGAGTGGTCAAATGGATTTACATTATTTAAAAATATTTTATGAAGTAGCAAAAGAGAAAAGTTTTACTAAGGCAGCAAGCAAACTTTACATCAATCAATCAGCTGTATCTATTCAAGTTAAAAAATTTGAAGAGATTTTAAATGCAAAACTTTTTGACAGAAGTTCTAAAAAAATTAAGCTTACTTATACTGGGGAAGCTCTATATAAAATGGCTGAAGATATATTCGACAAAGTTAAAAGAGCAGAAAAAGAAATATCTAGAATTATTGATCTGGATAGAGCTAGAATCTCTATAGGAGCTACATCTGTTATTGGTGAACCTCTTATCCCAAGATTAATGAAAGGATTTTCTAAGGCTCATGAAGAAATCGAGTATGATGTAACTATTGCTGATAAGGCATGGCTTTTAAAACTATTAAAAGAGGGAGATCTTGATATCCTGATCATAGATGAGGAACATATCACTGACTCTAACCTTGAAGTTTTAACTATTGAAAAAATGCCTTATGTTCTTGTAAGTAAAAAAGAGTATCATAGTATGGAAAGTGTGTCTAAAGATCCACTTATCACTAGAAAAACTATTCCTAATAATAATGAAGCTATTGCTGTAATTGAAGATAAATACAGAATATCTTTTGATACAAAGATATCTGTACTTGGAAACCTTGAAGTAATAAAAGGAATGGTAAGAGAAGAGATAGGAAATGTAATCCTTCCTTATTATGCAGTTCATAAAGAGATCGAAAGAGGAGAATTCAAAATAATCTATAAGGTTAATGAAGTAAAAGATGGATATCAGGTAGTTATCACAAAAGATAAGAAAAGCCTTATTCAAATTATCAAATTCATCAACTTTATACAGGATTACAAGATTCAATATTAGGAGGTTGAATGAACTTAATAGATTCATACAAGACAGAACTTGTACTTCTTGAAAATTTTATCAAGGAAGAAGAAAAAAGAAAAGAAACTGAAAAAGTTGCCAAAGTTTTGGCAGAGGTTTTCAACAATGGAAATAAAGTATTGATATGTGGTAATGGTGGAAGCAACTGTGATGCTCTGCACTTTGCAGAGGAATTTACAGGAAGATTCAGAGGAGACAGAAGAGCTCTTCCTGTTATAGCAATATCAGAATCATCTCATATAACTTGTGTAGGGAATGACTATGGATTTGATTATGTCTTTTCAAGAGGTGTAGAAGCCTATGGGAAGTCTGGAGATATGTTTATAGGTATTTCTACCAGCGGAAACTCTGGCAATGTAATTAAGGCTGTAGAGGCTGCTAAGAAGATAGGGATGAAAACTTGTGTCCTTCTGGGAAAAGATGGAGGAAAACTTAAAGGAATGTGTGATTATGAATTTATTATTCCTGGAAAAACTTCTGACAGAGTACAGGAGATACATATGATGATACTTCATATCATCATTGAAGGTGTAGAAAGAATAATGTTCCCTGAGAACTACTAATACAAAAAGAGCCTGAATAAATATATTCAAGCTCTTTTTTGATTTACAGTAACTACTCAATTTTCAAAGACGAAAAAAGATTCAAAATCATTTTTTGAATTTGAATCCTAACTTTATTATACAAATAATTACTCTTCTTGTAAAACACAAATTATAAAAGAGAGCTGATTTTATTATTTAATTCTTCTGAAAATTTGTTTGCTCCTTTCTCATTTAAATGTGTTACATCTTCAAAATATTCAATATTAGAATCTAAGTAATGAGAGTAATCTAAATAATCAATTCCAATATTACTTATAAAAAATTTTTTATATTTTTCTACTATCTCTTTTGGATAACATTTTTCTTCTACTTTTCTTAATGGAGCCATTACCATAAATACTTTTATATTATTTTTTTTACAATATTCTAATATATAAAAAAAATATTTTTTTTGTACTTCTAATATTTCCCATTCTCTTTTGACAGTATCAGATAATTGGCCTTTCTTATTAATTTGTTCATGATACCATCCATTTTCTTCTAATTTATAAGTTTTAATAATTTTTCTATTTTTCATTACTTCTAATAAGGTGTTTAATGAGATTTTAAATTTAGTAGCCTTTTCTTCAAAGTAAAAATTTAATTTATTGATAAAATTTTTACTATTCTCAAAATCTTTCATATATTCATTGGAAAATTTATTCCCATATATATAGTTTCTAGTATCACTAAGAAAAGAAAATTGAAAATAATCTACCCCCATAATTAAATATTTTATTTTTTTATTTGATTTATTTTCTACATATAATAATTTATAATACATTTGATTAAAAGAGTCATTATCATGAGCAAAATTATAAAAATTCCCAAATTTTAACTTGTCAGGATTAATTCCTCTATACATTCTTGAATTTCCCAAAATTATTCCATTATATTTTAGATTTTCAATTCTTTTAAAAGAATACTCTATTTGCTCTTTAGTTGTTAAGCCATATGTTTCTTTTAAAAATTTTGTTGTCAGAACATTTATTAAAAGAAAAATAAATATTCCTATTAAAATATCACTATAAAAACTTCTCTTCAATTTTTTCTCCTTAAAAATTAAAATATAAAAAATCAGATGTTGTACTAAGTAGAAATATACTTAATAGTATATACATAATCTTTTCACTTCTAATATTTTTCTTACTTTTCTCATAACTATTATTCATAAAAACCACTATTATTGTAGCTAGTAATAAGAATACTAAATTAATTTTATTTCCTAACATTCCTATAGTTAATTCTCTATATGACTTTGTCATTTCTCCTATTTGCCCCATATGTGTTCCCGTATATATTAATCCTTTTATATCAAACATTCCTTTTAGTACTTTTATTGCTCCATTTAATGTTTCTGCTCTAAAAAACACCCAAAATATATTTACTAGATTTATTGTTATAAACCATCCTAATAGTTTATTCATTTTTCTTCCACTATTTTTCCATACTCTATGTACTAGAATGCATATTCCATGTAAGCATCCCCATATAATAAAGTTCCATCCTGCTCCATGCCATATTCCACTTGCCATAAATACTATAAATAGATTTCTTAAAGTTTTTCTTTCCCCTAATCTATTTCCTCCAAGTGGAATATATAAATAATTTGTCATAAATCTCCCCAATGTCATATGCCATCTTTTCCAAAATTCCTGTATATTTATTGACTTATATGGTGAGTTGAAGTTTAATGGTAATACTATGTTAAACATAAGAGCTATTCCCATTGCCATATCACAATATCCGCTAAAATCAAAATATAGTTGTAATGTATATGATATTGAAGTCATCCATGCTTCTATAATATTTAATGTTTCCATTTGATCAAATCCTGCATTTGCAAAATTTGCTATTGTATCTGCTATTATTACTTTCTTAGCTAAACCAATGGAAAACATATATAGTCCTCTATTCATATTTTCATAATTTATTACCTTATTTCTTTTATCTTCAAATTGTGAAAGCATTTCATTTGGTAGTACTATTGGTCCTGCTATTAACTGTGGAAAAAATGTTACAAATAGACAATAACTTAAAAAATCATATTTCATACTTTTTTCATTGTAACTATCTATTACAAATGAAAGCTGTTGAAATGTAAAAAATGATATTCCTAATGGCAGTAGTATATGTAATAAGGTAAAATTTGTTCTAAATACTGTATTTATATTTTCTACAAAGAAATCATAATATTTAAAATATCCTAATAACCCTAAATTAAATATTACCCCTACTATCATCCATATTTTTCTTCCTCTTCCAGTTAAGCTTTTATGATTTAATTTATTTCCAATAAAATAATTTATTATTATTGAAGTTAAAATTAAATATAAATATGAAAGATGAAAATATGAATAAAAATATAGGGAAGCTATTACTAGCCACTCTTTAGCTATATTATTTTTACCATATCTATTTAAAGTAAAATATATTATTAATGTAATTGGTAAAAATAGGAAAATAAACTCATATGAATTAAATAACATTATTCCTCCAAGATTTAAATGTTCGCTTTTATGTATAAAAGAGAACTCTTTATTTTTTGCAAATACTCTTTATTTAATAATTTAATAAAAATATTATTAGAATTATTTTTTTAACTTTATTTATTAAAGTTTTTAACTTCTCTACCTTCAAAGGTTTTAAAACTTCGCCTTTATACATAAAAGCGAACTCTTTTTTTCTCAGTTTATTTCTAATATTTTTGACTGTACAAATTTTATTGTTTTTTTAGGAACTATTTCTCTTACTTCTTTTGAGGTTGGACTGCCTATTCTTCTTTTTTTTCTTTTTAAAAGTGAAAATGTTCCTTTATTTTTAAATTTTACTTCTTCATCCATAGCTATTACTTCTGCTATAAGGTTAAATATCTCTTCTATTTCTTCTCTTGCTTCTTTATCTTCTATTGTTTCATCTTGTTCTCTTCTCAATTTCTTGTAATATGATACAAATTCTCTAGTGTTCATATTCTTCCTCCATTAGAGTATTGAGTTCATTTACTTTATCTATCATTTTCATTCTAGGTTTAAATTTAATAACTTTCTTTTCTTCTGTTATCATCATTTCTCTAGTAGCTAGATTTAATATCTTTCTTGGTTTTACTTCTTTCTTTTCAAATATTCCCCAATCTTTTATTATTACTTTTTCTTCTTCTGCTAAAACATCAAAAAGAGCTTTCCAAAAAGAATCTAATCTTTCTTTTGCTTCTCTTATGCTTTTTAGATTCCTTCTTTCTTTGTATAAGGTTAAAAACTCTTTTTCTGTCATTTTATTTCCTTTCTATAATTCCTCTACCGATTTTACTATTCTTCCTACTTCTCCATTACTTATAACAAATATTCTATCACAGTCTTTTAATGTTGTAAGTCTATGAGCTACTATAATCAAAGTTCTATCTTTTGATACATCATAGATTTCTTTCATTATCTCTTCTTCAGTTTCATTATCTAAGGCTGACGTTGCTTCATCTAGTACTAATACTTCTGGATTATCATAAAGAGCTCTAGCTATTGCTATTCTCTGCTTCTGCCCTCCAGATAACATTATTCCTCTATCTCCTACTACTGTTTTTATTCCTTCTTTCTTCTTTAAAAATTCCCATATTCTTGCTTTTTTTAACGATTCTATTAATCTTTCTTCATTGTATTCTCTATTAAATACAACATTATCTGCTATTGTCCCATCAAAAAGATAGACTTCTTGTGGTATATATCCTATGCTTTGTCTCCAATATCCAATATTTTTATCTTCTAACTTTGTATCATCTAAATATACATTTCCATTTTTAGGTTTATATAGTCCTGTGATTAAATCTACAAGAGTTGTTTTTCCAGAGCCTGATTCTCCTACAAATGCTACTTTTTCTCCTTTAAATATATTTAGATTTATATTTTTTAGAACCTCTTTTCCTTTTTCAAATTCAAAACATACATCTTTTAATTCTATATTTTTATTAAACTCTATAGGATTATTTTCAATATTTTCAACTTCGTTTTCTAATTCATCAACTATGATATCAAGAGATTTTCTATAAAAAAGAATTCCTTGGTAATGAGTAATAATCCTATTTACTGATGGCAGTATTCTATATAACCCTATAAAAAATATTGATATTATTGGCATTATTTTAGCTAATCCATTTTCATCATACATTATTACAGAAAATATTATTAAAACTACCACTATTGAAAATCCTAAGAATTCTAAAATTAATCTTGGTACTGGTTGAGAAGACATATACTTTTTATCAACTTTTATATATTTATTACAAGAATTTTGAAAATTATTCATTATTTTCTCATCATTTGATTGTAATTTTATAAACTTATAGTTCCCAAATGTTGAGCCAATTATTTGATAATACTCTTCTATAGCTTTACTTCTTTCTATTCCCCATTTTTTTGTTTTATTTAATATTAGGTGTTTTATAAGAAGTATATTAATCCCCATAAATACAGTAACAAATAAAGTTATTTTTAAATCAACATATAACATTACCAAATATATAAAAAATACTACACATATTTCACTTAACATCATTAAGAAATTTTGAATCAATATAACTAATAAATTAGCTTCTGTTGTTATATTTTTCATAAGATCATTTGAGTTCTTTTTTATAAAGTTTTGATATGGATATTTCAAATAATTCTCCATTAACTTACATGTAAATTGATAATATGAATTTCGAGAAAAAGATACTAAAATATAATTAAAAAATATATTTAAAATATTTTTTATTAAAAATATTATTATTATAGTTATTCCAAAATAAAATATAAAATTCTTAGTACTTTCAAAGTTAAAAAAACTATATATTACTTTTAAATATTTATTCTCAAATATTATATTTTGATTAGTTACCATTGCCATAAATGGAACTATTGTTGATAGTCCTACTACTTCACTTAAAGAAATTATTATTGAAAAAACTGTTATTCC
Coding sequences within it:
- a CDS encoding ABC transporter ATP-binding protein; amino-acid sequence: MIKKIKKLFSKNEMKKLLGITVFSIIISLSEVVGLSTIVPFMAMVTNQNIIFENKYLKVIYSFFNFESTKNFIFYFGITIIIIFLIKNILNIFFNYILVSFSRNSYYQFTCKLMENYLKYPYQNFIKKNSNDLMKNITTEANLLVILIQNFLMMLSEICVVFFIYLVMLYVDLKITLFVTVFMGINILLIKHLILNKTKKWGIERSKAIEEYYQIIGSTFGNYKFIKLQSNDEKIMNNFQNSCNKYIKVDKKYMSSQPVPRLILEFLGFSIVVVLIIFSVIMYDENGLAKIMPIISIFFIGLYRILPSVNRIITHYQGILFYRKSLDIIVDELENEVENIENNPIEFNKNIELKDVCFEFEKGKEVLKNINLNIFKGEKVAFVGESGSGKTTLVDLITGLYKPKNGNVYLDDTKLEDKNIGYWRQSIGYIPQEVYLFDGTIADNVVFNREYNEERLIESLKKARIWEFLKKKEGIKTVVGDRGIMLSGGQKQRIAIARALYDNPEVLVLDEATSALDNETEEEIMKEIYDVSKDRTLIIVAHRLTTLKDCDRIFVISNGEVGRIVKSVEEL